A section of the Zavarzinella sp. genome encodes:
- a CDS encoding neutral/alkaline non-lysosomal ceramidase N-terminal domain-containing protein: MPRTLVVIILLGITQLLSAADTLKVGLAEVDVTPTISDQTPVYVAGFGMNRRANKVHDPIMARAIVLDDGTSKIALVSVDVVGLFHEFVLDVRKQLKGYTYVGVSATHNHEGPDTLGLWGSSPFKSGVDPAYMRILNEKIVKVIQQAEANLQPARCQIGKKAAPELLTDNREPYIKHDDLYVLQFLGKTDKPIGLMVQWNCHPETMASKNTELTADYVGYTVTALQKKYGCPVVYFTGTVGGLLTSLDVPIKNKQGVELKDGTWEKTELFGLAVADVAMKAVESAEPVTLTPLLARSKKVLVPVENELYKLGWRVGVLKRQMFVWKKTTSIENAEISKNLTNPAAVKTEVGYLKLGDVEIAVIPGEIYPELVLGKVQDPADANADFPTAPIEPSIFGQLKSKHRLLIGLGNDEIGYLIPKCQWDKAAPYCYNRKKDQYGEENSVGPDAAGIIAQTFADLVQGK; encoded by the coding sequence ATGCCTCGCACATTAGTGGTCATTATTCTGCTGGGAATCACGCAATTGCTCTCTGCTGCAGACACCTTGAAGGTGGGGCTGGCGGAAGTGGATGTCACCCCCACCATCAGCGATCAGACACCAGTTTATGTGGCTGGTTTTGGCATGAATCGGCGGGCCAACAAAGTGCACGATCCGATCATGGCGCGAGCGATTGTACTGGATGATGGCACCAGCAAAATAGCGTTGGTTTCTGTCGATGTGGTGGGCCTGTTTCACGAATTTGTGCTGGATGTCCGCAAGCAGTTGAAAGGTTATACGTACGTTGGAGTTTCTGCCACCCACAATCATGAAGGGCCGGATACGCTGGGTTTGTGGGGCAGCAGTCCTTTCAAATCGGGCGTTGACCCCGCATATATGAGAATTCTTAATGAGAAAATAGTGAAAGTGATTCAGCAGGCGGAAGCGAATCTGCAACCCGCACGTTGCCAGATTGGCAAAAAGGCCGCACCGGAACTGTTGACGGATAACCGCGAGCCATACATCAAGCACGATGATCTGTATGTGCTGCAATTTCTGGGCAAAACAGACAAACCAATCGGCTTGATGGTGCAATGGAACTGCCACCCGGAAACGATGGCGTCCAAAAACACCGAACTCACCGCAGATTACGTGGGCTATACCGTTACCGCCTTGCAGAAAAAATATGGCTGTCCGGTGGTGTACTTCACCGGCACCGTGGGGGGACTGCTGACTTCATTAGACGTGCCGATCAAAAATAAGCAGGGTGTTGAACTAAAAGATGGCACGTGGGAGAAAACCGAACTGTTTGGGCTGGCGGTGGCAGATGTGGCGATGAAAGCAGTGGAAAGTGCCGAACCTGTCACATTGACTCCCCTATTGGCCAGAAGCAAGAAAGTGCTGGTGCCCGTAGAGAACGAACTTTACAAGTTGGGCTGGCGTGTCGGGGTACTGAAACGCCAGATGTTTGTCTGGAAGAAAACCACTTCCATTGAAAATGCCGAGATTTCGAAAAACCTGACCAACCCTGCCGCAGTGAAAACAGAAGTGGGCTACTTGAAACTGGGCGATGTGGAAATTGCGGTGATTCCTGGTGAAATCTATCCGGAACTGGTGCTGGGCAAGGTGCAGGACCCTGCAGACGCCAATGCCGATTTTCCCACCGCACCGATCGAACCGAGTATCTTCGGGCAATTGAAAAGTAAACATCGTTTATTAATTGGGCTGGGCAATGATGAAATCGGCTATCTGATCCCCAAATGCCAGTGGGATAAAGCAGCACCGTATTGTTACAACCGCAAAAAAGACCAGTATGGCGAAGAAAACAGTGTGGGACCAGATGCAGCAGGCATTATTGCCCAGACTTTTGCCGACCTGGTTCAGGGAAAATAA
- a CDS encoding altronate dehydrogenase, with amino-acid sequence MLATESILQFGAGRFFRAIADFFVHQAREEGQAIGKIAVVQSTGDDRAKILNDQGGKYHVITRGLENGQIIDRIDEVASISRAIVASDQWGEVLKIAQSSDLAYILSNTTEAGYTLDPNDSLESAPPASFPAKLLHVLYQRFQAGLPPVTVIPCELIEGNARILKGIVLELATKWGLPAPFLTWVGDETPWLNTLVDRIVSGTPKDHPLLATDQMVTVAEPFAFWALENHPKAGPFISHPAITRTDRVEPYFLRKVRILNAAHTALLIRAVPRGFKIVRDAVNDPELGQWLENLLFGEIVPCLGDRVDLGKEFARQTIERFKNPFLDHKFSDIALHHASKVEIRLRTTAGEYLQKFSTQPPLLTQVLEENESLKM; translated from the coding sequence ATGCTTGCGACAGAGTCGATTTTGCAGTTCGGTGCGGGGCGATTTTTTCGTGCCATCGCCGATTTCTTTGTGCACCAGGCCCGCGAAGAAGGCCAGGCGATCGGCAAAATTGCTGTCGTGCAGTCAACCGGTGATGATCGGGCGAAAATCCTGAACGATCAGGGTGGGAAGTACCACGTGATTACCCGTGGGCTGGAAAATGGCCAGATTATTGACCGCATCGATGAAGTGGCCAGCATCAGCAGGGCCATTGTTGCCAGCGATCAGTGGGGCGAAGTCCTGAAAATTGCACAGTCCAGCGATCTGGCGTACATTCTTTCCAATACCACGGAAGCGGGGTATACACTGGACCCCAACGATTCCCTGGAAAGTGCACCACCGGCCTCTTTTCCGGCCAAACTGCTGCACGTGCTTTACCAGCGATTTCAGGCCGGTTTGCCACCCGTTACCGTCATTCCGTGCGAACTGATCGAAGGCAACGCACGGATTTTGAAAGGAATTGTGCTCGAACTGGCAACCAAGTGGGGCCTGCCAGCACCATTCCTGACCTGGGTAGGTGATGAAACCCCCTGGTTGAACACATTGGTCGACCGGATTGTGTCCGGTACGCCGAAAGATCATCCATTGCTGGCCACCGACCAAATGGTCACCGTGGCGGAACCATTTGCGTTCTGGGCGCTGGAAAACCACCCCAAGGCGGGGCCGTTTATTTCGCACCCGGCCATTACCAGAACTGACCGCGTCGAGCCTTATTTTCTTCGCAAGGTGCGTATTTTGAATGCAGCCCACACGGCACTGCTGATCCGTGCTGTCCCACGTGGGTTTAAAATTGTGCGAGATGCCGTTAACGATCCGGAACTGGGGCAGTGGCTGGAAAATCTGTTGTTCGGCGAAATTGTGCCCTGTTTAGGCGACCGAGTTGATTTGGGTAAAGAATTTGCCCGCCAAACGATTGAACGGTTCAAAAATCCGTTCCTGGACCACAAATTCAGCGATATTGCCTTGCACCATGCATCGAAGGTCGAAATCCGCCTGCGAACCACTGCAGGGGAATATCTGCAGAAGTTTTCCACCCAGCCCCCACTGCTGACCCAGGTGCTGGAAGAAAATGAATCTTTGAAAATGTAA
- a CDS encoding Gfo/Idh/MocA family oxidoreductase → METSRRHFLLSSGAAVGSIVATQTSFGASDTIQIGCIGTGGRCRRLMQSVNQVKGVQITALCDVWEVARNEAKKLAPNAVVYDDFNELLASKNVDAVVIGSPDHWHVPMTIAALKAGKDVYVEKPLTHSLAEGKAILDTLKAHPQIVQVGTQQRSMPHIQEAKQLVEAGKIGEVLKVTMSWNRNTDRIRRFKDLAKLEQVNWKAFLGNAPDQKFDDYRMRNWRWFWDFGGGIFTDLMVHWVDVAHWILNVESPVKAVSLGEHVASKGVWETPDTVQTILQYPNQLQMHFEGTFSNARHGARIEFMGRDATLYIDRGGYILTPERNRKIEPSEKIIGKGPRGADFYNEPDGELLHIQNWVDCIRSRKQPTAPISGGVHSANAAHLANEALRKGGVATWEPEMKPKSSE, encoded by the coding sequence ATGGAAACCTCTCGCAGACATTTTCTTCTTTCCAGTGGTGCGGCTGTCGGCAGCATCGTTGCCACACAGACCTCGTTCGGTGCCAGCGATACCATTCAGATCGGCTGTATTGGCACGGGTGGGCGGTGTCGCCGGTTAATGCAATCGGTCAATCAGGTCAAAGGCGTGCAGATTACCGCACTGTGCGACGTTTGGGAAGTTGCCCGCAACGAAGCAAAAAAACTGGCTCCAAATGCTGTGGTTTACGACGATTTCAATGAATTGCTGGCCAGCAAAAATGTCGATGCGGTGGTGATTGGTTCGCCGGATCACTGGCACGTTCCGATGACGATTGCCGCACTGAAGGCGGGCAAAGATGTGTATGTGGAAAAGCCACTGACCCACAGTCTTGCGGAAGGAAAAGCGATTCTGGACACGTTGAAGGCCCACCCACAGATCGTGCAGGTGGGCACCCAGCAACGCAGCATGCCCCACATTCAGGAAGCGAAACAGCTGGTGGAAGCGGGCAAAATTGGCGAGGTGTTGAAAGTAACCATGAGCTGGAACCGCAACACCGATCGAATTCGCCGGTTTAAAGATCTGGCGAAACTGGAACAGGTGAACTGGAAAGCGTTTCTGGGCAACGCACCCGACCAGAAGTTTGATGACTACCGGATGCGGAACTGGCGCTGGTTCTGGGATTTTGGTGGGGGTATCTTTACCGATTTGATGGTGCACTGGGTGGATGTCGCCCACTGGATTCTGAATGTGGAATCGCCCGTGAAGGCAGTCAGTCTGGGCGAGCATGTCGCCAGCAAGGGCGTATGGGAAACGCCGGACACCGTGCAGACGATCCTGCAATACCCCAACCAGTTGCAGATGCACTTTGAAGGCACTTTTTCGAACGCACGTCATGGTGCACGTATTGAGTTCATGGGGCGAGATGCCACCCTGTATATCGATCGTGGGGGCTATATTCTGACGCCAGAGCGAAATCGCAAGATTGAGCCCAGCGAAAAGATCATCGGCAAAGGCCCACGTGGGGCCGATTTTTACAACGAACCAGATGGGGAACTGCTGCACATTCAGAACTGGGTGGATTGTATACGTTCGCGAAAACAGCCCACAGCACCCATTTCAGGTGGGGTTCACTCGGCCAACGCAGCCCACCTGGCAAACGAGGCACTCCGAAAAGGCGGGGTAGCAACGTGGGAACCGGAGATGAAGCCGAAATCCAGCGAATAA
- the tig gene encoding trigger factor, whose protein sequence is MSDVITIPEAPADAGKLRQTIEISTKAPCVKHVVVKVNREDIDGLFNEKVSEIMKDQKNAMPGFRPGKVPRSYLIRKHRNVINDEVRRDILTASLNQLAEDANLAPVAPPQLDPEAVANLPEEGPFVYEFDIEVRPEFEVPEYKGLTLKRPHRDFDDADIQQYIQKLLLDIGGIVPLADDQPVGANCYITFDLAVEDEGKPFSTVKDQTVKVAERINFNDGSIVNFAGKVMGALKGQVVNLEVTLGDAVQPEALQKKTLDAKLTINNIYEPATKELTPEMLEEMEISSSAQLEEKVLGILNRNLEQEQRRSYRTQLMRKVLETTTIELPKDLILRQAQRVYNRLVMDMQSNGATDEEIESRRRELSMDSVQNVRVALTEQFVLQKIAELEKIEIEDADIDAEIDRLAGVYNESPRKVRAQLEQNEQIETLAGELLERRALDIVLNNAQYEDVEYQQQTDSSFVNKSIIPDFMIKQLPAPAATTEAE, encoded by the coding sequence ATGTCGGATGTGATCACAATTCCCGAAGCCCCTGCCGATGCGGGGAAACTGCGGCAGACGATTGAAATTTCGACCAAAGCACCATGTGTCAAGCACGTGGTGGTGAAAGTCAATCGGGAAGATATTGATGGCTTGTTCAATGAGAAAGTCTCTGAGATCATGAAAGATCAGAAGAACGCCATGCCTGGCTTCCGGCCAGGTAAGGTGCCAAGAAGCTATCTCATCCGCAAGCACCGCAATGTGATCAACGACGAAGTGCGTCGCGATATTCTGACCGCCAGCCTCAACCAATTGGCAGAAGATGCCAATCTGGCACCAGTCGCACCACCCCAACTGGATCCTGAAGCAGTAGCGAATTTGCCTGAAGAAGGCCCATTCGTGTACGAGTTCGATATTGAGGTCCGGCCTGAATTTGAAGTCCCCGAATACAAAGGACTGACGCTCAAACGCCCCCACCGTGACTTCGATGATGCTGACATTCAACAGTACATCCAGAAGTTACTGTTGGATATCGGTGGGATTGTGCCACTGGCGGACGATCAACCCGTTGGTGCCAATTGCTACATTACCTTCGATCTGGCTGTAGAAGACGAAGGCAAGCCATTTTCCACCGTGAAAGACCAGACCGTGAAAGTGGCAGAGCGGATCAACTTTAATGATGGTTCGATTGTCAATTTCGCTGGCAAAGTGATGGGTGCTCTGAAAGGTCAGGTCGTCAACCTGGAAGTGACCCTGGGGGATGCGGTTCAGCCTGAAGCACTTCAGAAGAAAACTCTGGACGCCAAACTGACCATCAACAACATCTACGAGCCTGCCACGAAAGAACTTACGCCAGAAATGCTGGAGGAAATGGAGATCTCTTCTTCCGCACAACTGGAAGAAAAGGTGCTCGGCATCCTGAACCGGAATCTGGAACAGGAACAACGCCGCTCTTACCGCACCCAACTGATGCGGAAAGTGCTGGAAACCACCACCATCGAACTGCCGAAAGATCTGATTCTGCGTCAGGCACAACGCGTGTATAACCGATTGGTTATGGACATGCAGTCAAATGGTGCCACCGATGAAGAAATTGAATCGCGTCGGCGGGAACTTTCGATGGATTCGGTGCAGAACGTTCGAGTGGCACTGACCGAACAGTTTGTGCTGCAGAAAATTGCCGAACTTGAGAAAATTGAAATCGAAGATGCCGATATTGATGCCGAGATCGACCGGCTGGCAGGTGTTTACAACGAATCCCCACGCAAGGTGCGGGCCCAGTTGGAGCAGAACGAACAGATCGAAACTCTGGCTGGCGAACTGCTCGAGCGTCGTGCCCTTGACATCGTTCTGAATAATGCACAATACGAAGATGTCGAATATCAGCAGCAAACTGATTCGTCATTCGTAAACAAGTCGATTATTCCCGACTTCATGATCAAGCAGTTGCCCGCACCTGCAGCGACCACCGAAGCGGAATAG
- a CDS encoding ATP-dependent Clp protease proteolytic subunit: MFSQDAPMMGPLFSPQVQRSRDYQRTREMSIGSLLMENRIIFLGAYDRNPYPDINDQTANVIIQQLLYLQYENTSQPIHMYINCPGGSVTATLAIYDTMQFLECPIATYCMGLAASGAALILAAGSKGKRYALPHSRIMMHQPWGQVGYGQVSDLEIEAREMLKTRKVLDEIIARHTGQPIEVVNRETERDRYFSPEEAKEFNIIDQVLSRQSEAK, encoded by the coding sequence ATGTTTTCCCAAGATGCTCCGATGATGGGACCACTGTTTTCTCCGCAGGTTCAGCGTTCCCGAGATTATCAACGCACCCGCGAAATGTCGATCGGCTCGTTGCTGATGGAAAATCGCATTATCTTTCTTGGTGCGTACGATCGTAATCCCTATCCGGATATCAACGATCAGACTGCCAACGTAATTATTCAGCAACTGCTTTACCTGCAGTACGAAAACACGTCGCAGCCAATCCACATGTACATCAACTGCCCTGGTGGGTCGGTTACTGCCACACTGGCAATTTACGACACCATGCAGTTTCTGGAATGCCCCATTGCCACCTATTGCATGGGTCTGGCAGCCAGTGGTGCGGCATTAATTCTGGCGGCTGGCTCAAAAGGCAAGCGCTACGCACTACCCCACAGTCGCATCATGATGCACCAACCGTGGGGTCAGGTGGGTTACGGCCAGGTTTCCGATCTGGAAATTGAAGCCCGTGAAATGCTGAAAACCCGCAAGGTATTGGATGAAATTATTGCCCGCCACACCGGGCAGCCCATTGAGGTGGTTAATCGGGAGACCGAACGGGACCGTTACTTCAGCCCCGAAGAGGCCAAAGAGTTCAACATCATTGATCAGGTGCTCAGTCGCCAGTCGGAAGCGAAGTAA
- a CDS encoding ATP-dependent Clp protease proteolytic subunit, with protein MPSVPYVVSSDGKEPLLYDIYGRLLKERVVFLQGQVDDESAGLLVAQMMYLQAEDPKADIHFYINSPGGSVTAGMGLYDTMQYVSCDVATYCMGQCASMGAMLLTAGAKGKRFATPNSRIMIHQPLAGLRGTSTEFQIHANEYIRMKKHLNQLLSHHTGQTIEQIEKDTDRDNFLSATEAAAYGLVDAVLDKIPFGKS; from the coding sequence ATGCCATCCGTACCTTATGTGGTCTCTTCCGATGGGAAAGAACCACTGCTCTACGATATTTATGGTCGATTGCTGAAAGAACGGGTTGTTTTTCTGCAAGGCCAGGTGGATGATGAAAGTGCAGGACTGCTGGTTGCTCAGATGATGTATCTGCAGGCGGAAGATCCCAAGGCAGACATCCATTTCTACATTAACAGTCCAGGTGGGTCGGTTACCGCGGGAATGGGCCTGTACGATACGATGCAATATGTATCGTGCGATGTGGCCACCTACTGCATGGGCCAGTGTGCCAGCATGGGGGCCATGCTGCTGACTGCGGGTGCCAAAGGGAAGCGGTTTGCTACCCCCAACTCCCGCATTATGATCCACCAGCCCCTGGCGGGCCTGCGTGGGACCAGCACCGAGTTCCAGATTCATGCCAATGAATATATTCGCATGAAGAAGCACCTGAATCAGTTGCTGTCGCATCACACCGGGCAGACGATTGAGCAGATTGAAAAGGACACCGACCGCGATAACTTTCTTTCTGCCACCGAAGCTGCTGCTTATGGCCTGGTAGATGCTGTGCTGGACAAAATCCCCTTCGGCAAATCCTGA
- a CDS encoding type II toxin-antitoxin system VapC family toxin, whose product MIIFDTDIFTHFAYGNEKVREKIRKFADQEFGVSIITRVEILRGRGESLLKAATEDELAKAAMRFQQSEELLGAFISVGFDEKSIQHFGNLKKQKNLKKMGRADMLIACIALAHRSILVSRNVRDFKEVEGLQVENWLE is encoded by the coding sequence ATGATAATTTTTGATACAGACATCTTTACCCACTTTGCATACGGGAACGAAAAAGTAAGGGAAAAGATTAGAAAATTTGCAGATCAAGAATTTGGTGTTTCCATCATCACTCGTGTTGAAATTTTGCGTGGACGTGGCGAAAGTCTTTTGAAAGCGGCTACTGAAGATGAGTTGGCGAAGGCTGCGATGCGTTTTCAGCAATCCGAAGAGCTACTTGGAGCCTTTATCAGTGTGGGGTTCGACGAAAAATCGATTCAGCACTTTGGAAACCTGAAAAAACAGAAAAATTTGAAAAAGATGGGCCGCGCAGACATGCTCATTGCTTGTATAGCGTTGGCACATCGTAGCATCCTGGTCTCCAGGAACGTCAGAGATTTTAAGGAAGTCGAAGGGCTTCAGGTAGAGAACTGGCTGGAATAA
- a CDS encoding helix-turn-helix domain-containing protein codes for MTLSESAEYLRVTEDAVLELVENGSLPAQQIGGEWRFLKRSLVDFLRFGPQLAQDFKKFPSLWMLEHPFWNDLIAALEHRMRSLSEPKQSSKVPGSNQAILKHFGVFKEDGDLIEQLAQLQVWREAASE; via the coding sequence ATGACTCTTTCAGAGTCTGCTGAATACCTTCGCGTTACCGAAGATGCTGTGCTGGAATTGGTTGAAAATGGCTCATTGCCTGCTCAACAGATTGGTGGTGAATGGCGGTTCCTGAAGCGTTCACTGGTCGATTTTTTACGATTTGGCCCCCAATTAGCACAGGATTTCAAGAAATTTCCCTCTTTGTGGATGCTTGAACATCCATTTTGGAATGATCTGATTGCCGCGCTTGAACATAGAATGCGTAGTCTGTCTGAACCAAAACAATCTTCCAAAGTACCAGGCTCTAATCAGGCAATTCTGAAACACTTTGGTGTGTTCAAGGAAGATGGCGACCTCATTGAACAACTTGCTCAGCTTCAAGTTTGGCGAGAGGCTGCCAGCGAATGA
- a CDS encoding Gfo/Idh/MocA family oxidoreductase, whose product MISTPAKLRLDGSEIDTSNSPRQIVVFYMDLGTLQLDRATTSSAKFHRFPQTEYNQLFKYSPNMVVEVRLMAFTKESVGVGFIGAGDIAVLHAEAIRRCPGAHLVGLWNRSQERATQRAAEFGCKNYASVEELCADPAIDAVFVLTNLETHLEYTKAALTHGKHVLVEKPVGVSVAEIAEMKQLAEAKNLVCMPGHNYIYEASMNRTRELAVNGDLGKIVSAYVMYNIHHPEDVAARYPGVVRQILTHHSYILLYLVGKPRKICAMKATLHYDKIPQEDIAMVQMEMENGALAHFCASFAADDHAADPWTVMVKVIGTAGSTRYSYRDHVEIKPGLVHSQTYTAYQGSVMNEVKYFIQESIFRGLPPLSTLDDAITAQKMIEACEQSIATNSVVTLEA is encoded by the coding sequence ATGATCTCAACACCTGCGAAATTGCGGCTTGATGGTTCTGAAATTGACACAAGTAATTCTCCAAGACAGATTGTTGTATTTTACATGGATTTGGGTACATTGCAATTAGATCGTGCAACAACATCCAGTGCCAAGTTCCATCGTTTTCCCCAAACTGAATACAATCAATTATTCAAATACTCTCCCAATATGGTTGTTGAGGTGCGTCTGATGGCATTTACCAAAGAAAGTGTTGGCGTGGGCTTCATCGGTGCGGGCGATATCGCAGTATTGCATGCGGAAGCGATTCGAAGGTGCCCCGGTGCCCACCTGGTGGGGCTCTGGAATCGCTCGCAGGAGCGTGCTACCCAGCGGGCAGCAGAGTTCGGGTGCAAAAACTACGCATCGGTGGAAGAACTTTGTGCCGACCCAGCGATCGATGCCGTATTTGTGCTGACAAATCTGGAAACCCACCTGGAATACACCAAAGCGGCTCTTACCCACGGCAAGCATGTACTGGTGGAAAAACCTGTGGGCGTTTCTGTTGCGGAAATTGCAGAAATGAAGCAATTGGCGGAAGCCAAAAACCTGGTGTGCATGCCCGGCCACAACTACATATACGAAGCCTCGATGAACCGCACCCGTGAACTGGCGGTCAATGGTGATCTAGGCAAAATTGTGTCTGCCTATGTAATGTATAACATCCACCATCCGGAAGATGTGGCCGCACGTTACCCGGGTGTGGTGCGGCAAATTCTGACCCACCATTCCTACATTTTGCTCTATCTGGTGGGCAAACCACGCAAAATCTGTGCAATGAAAGCCACCCTGCACTACGATAAAATCCCACAGGAAGATATCGCTATGGTGCAGATGGAGATGGAAAACGGTGCATTGGCCCACTTCTGTGCCAGTTTTGCCGCAGACGACCACGCCGCCGACCCCTGGACCGTGATGGTGAAGGTGATTGGCACTGCCGGCAGCACACGGTACAGCTATCGTGACCATGTGGAAATCAAGCCCGGTCTGGTGCACTCCCAGACTTATACGGCCTATCAGGGCTCGGTGATGAACGAAGTGAAGTATTTCATTCAGGAATCGATTTTCCGTGGTTTGCCCCCACTGTCGACGCTGGATGACGCCATCACGGCCCAGAAAATGATCGAAGCGTGCGAACAATCAATTGCCACCAATTCCGTTGTCACTCTGGAAGCGTAA
- the truD gene encoding tRNA pseudouridine(13) synthase TruD, whose protein sequence is MKLRQFTEDFIVEEIPRILPSSGGYCFYKLTKRGWTTHDALDGIRRRWKIDQRRLSYGGLKDRHAQTVQYFTIDRGPASNLKFQTVDVEFMGYVSRHFQSSDILANRFDLVLRSMSEEEINVATTALEQIQHAGIPNYFDDQRFGSLGTDGRFIAKEMILERFDEALKLALAGEYAHDRAAAKQEKALLLEHWGDWPTLKAKLPKGHARSLITYLCDHPTDFKGACKRLRPDLRSLYLSAYQSYLWNKILEKWLRNHLPAEDLGDFTLKSGQHVFPTRVPTELKETWQHLRLPLPSARLKPPPDAPWLEILSQVMLDEGLPLDQMRIKGMQEPFFSKGERPACIWAENLTWEHAKDDKNPGKELLKLSFQLPAGCYATMLVKRLTN, encoded by the coding sequence ATGAAGTTACGCCAATTTACTGAAGATTTTATTGTTGAAGAGATCCCACGTATCCTCCCCAGTTCCGGTGGGTATTGCTTCTACAAACTCACCAAACGTGGCTGGACCACCCATGATGCCCTTGATGGGATTCGCAGACGCTGGAAAATCGACCAGCGGCGACTTTCGTACGGTGGTTTGAAGGATCGCCACGCACAAACGGTTCAGTATTTCACCATCGACCGTGGGCCCGCGTCCAATTTGAAGTTTCAAACAGTCGATGTCGAGTTCATGGGCTATGTGTCACGGCATTTTCAATCGTCAGACATCCTTGCGAATCGCTTCGATCTGGTATTACGAAGTATGTCGGAAGAAGAAATCAACGTGGCAACAACCGCTCTGGAACAGATCCAGCACGCGGGCATTCCGAACTACTTTGATGATCAACGCTTTGGCAGCCTGGGCACGGATGGTCGATTTATTGCCAAAGAGATGATCCTGGAACGGTTTGATGAGGCACTGAAACTGGCCCTGGCTGGGGAATACGCCCACGATCGTGCCGCAGCAAAGCAGGAAAAGGCATTGCTGTTGGAACATTGGGGCGATTGGCCAACGTTGAAGGCGAAGTTACCCAAAGGGCATGCCCGCAGCCTGATCACCTATCTGTGCGATCACCCCACAGACTTCAAGGGGGCCTGCAAGCGGTTGCGGCCCGACCTGCGAAGTTTATACTTGTCTGCATATCAGAGTTATCTGTGGAACAAAATTCTGGAAAAGTGGCTGCGTAACCACTTACCAGCAGAGGATTTAGGCGATTTTACGCTGAAATCCGGCCAGCACGTCTTCCCGACACGGGTGCCCACGGAATTGAAGGAAACGTGGCAGCACCTGCGCTTGCCATTGCCGTCCGCACGCTTGAAACCCCCACCGGATGCACCGTGGCTGGAAATTTTGTCGCAAGTCATGCTGGATGAAGGGCTTCCGTTGGATCAGATGCGGATTAAAGGAATGCAGGAACCATTCTTCTCGAAAGGGGAACGCCCTGCCTGTATCTGGGCCGAAAATCTGACCTGGGAGCACGCCAAAGATGACAAAAATCCAGGCAAGGAACTGCTGAAATTATCATTCCAGCTACCTGCGGGGTGCTACGCAACGATGTTAGTCAAACGGTTGACTAACTGA